The Thermoflavifilum sp. genome contains a region encoding:
- a CDS encoding fumarylacetoacetate hydrolase family protein → MKIICVGRNYADHAQELQHEVPKEPIIFLKPKTALLQNNQPFYYPDFTEELHYECELVLRVSKNGKHIQEKFANRYYDRITVGIDFTARDLQRKLMEKGLPWEISKAFDNSTVVGDFIPITPQMDLQNLSFRLLKNEQVVQEGNTRDMLFSFDKIISYASRYFTLNIGDLIFTGTPAGVGPVEVGDYLEAFLGDQNLLAFQVL, encoded by the coding sequence ATGAAAATCATCTGTGTAGGGCGCAATTATGCTGATCATGCCCAGGAATTGCAACATGAAGTTCCCAAAGAACCCATCATCTTTTTGAAGCCCAAAACCGCCTTGCTGCAAAACAATCAGCCCTTTTATTATCCCGATTTCACGGAGGAATTGCACTATGAATGTGAGCTGGTGTTGCGGGTTTCAAAAAACGGCAAGCACATTCAGGAAAAATTTGCCAATCGGTATTATGACCGGATTACGGTGGGCATCGATTTCACGGCACGCGACCTGCAACGTAAGCTCATGGAAAAAGGACTTCCCTGGGAAATATCCAAAGCCTTTGATAACTCTACCGTCGTAGGTGATTTTATTCCTATCACTCCGCAAATGGATTTGCAGAATCTTTCCTTTCGCCTGCTGAAAAATGAACAGGTCGTGCAGGAGGGAAATACACGTGATATGCTATTCAGCTTTGACAAAATCATCAGCTACGCTTCCCGCTATTTTACACTCAACATCGGCGATCTGATCTTCACGGGCACGCCTGCAGGCGTAGGCCCCGTTGAGGTGGGCGACTATCTGGAAGCATTCCTGGGTGATCAAAATTTATTGGCTTTTCAGGTATTATAA
- the pth gene encoding aminoacyl-tRNA hydrolase: MKYLLVGIGNVGEAYVHTRHNVGFDVVDAFAARHGMEFQPGRYAELAEARWKGKQLILMKPTTYVNLSGKAVKYWMDKEKVPMQNLLVVVDDVALPLDTVRLRPGGSDGGHNGLKHIQEMLGTQEFARLRFGIGQDYPRGRQVEYVLGKWKPEEWEIVQKKIMLCVDILESFISRGIAATMNDFNARKIKLENGSI; encoded by the coding sequence ATGAAATATTTGCTCGTGGGTATTGGCAATGTGGGTGAAGCTTATGTGCACACCCGACACAACGTTGGCTTTGATGTGGTGGATGCCTTTGCAGCCCGGCATGGGATGGAATTTCAGCCCGGCAGATACGCAGAACTGGCAGAAGCGCGGTGGAAAGGCAAACAGCTCATTTTAATGAAACCTACCACCTATGTAAATTTGAGTGGTAAGGCTGTAAAATACTGGATGGACAAAGAAAAGGTGCCGATGCAAAACCTGCTGGTGGTGGTGGATGATGTGGCTCTGCCCCTCGATACGGTGCGCTTGCGACCCGGCGGTAGCGATGGTGGACACAATGGATTGAAACACATCCAGGAAATGCTCGGAACCCAGGAATTTGCAAGATTACGATTTGGCATCGGACAGGATTATCCCAGAGGGCGCCAGGTGGAATATGTACTCGGGAAATGGAAACCTGAAGAATGGGAAATCGTGCAAAAAAAAATCATGCTTTGTGTGGACATCCTGGAGAGCTTTATCAGCCGGGGAATTGCAGCGACGATGAATGATTTTAATGCGCGTAAAATCAAACTGGAAAATGGATCGATTTAG
- a CDS encoding APC family permease, whose protein sequence is MSELHSPASSPSTEIPSASNVEASGLHRAVTLWQATSINMIEMIGIGPFIVIPLIMQQLGSGWFLIPWLAGALISALDGLIWSELGAAFPLAGGSYQFLKAAYGSYSWGRLMPFLFVWQTMVQAPLVAASASIGFSQYACYLLPLGYWGQKILSGSIIICITLLLYRRIETIGRISIWLWIGVMLTMLWIIVGGVWGVHVHHQVRGLHFRADFWEAGIMAILGHATVQAMYAYLGYYNVCHLGAEIKNPARNIPRSIQLSIAGVALLYLLMNLSLAQGINPAAQHNGLAVSLFIEQQFGPSWARVATLLILWIAFSSLFSLMLGYSRVPYAAALDGYFFPVFARTHPSKHFPHISLLTLGALAFLFSLLFRIEQVISAILAMRILVQFIGQAIGLALLHRRLDRSRFPFRMMGYPIPLVLSVLAWLMIFISTGWKFVISGLIMIGAGAGVFYLIKPWREKWQQHESTRE, encoded by the coding sequence ATGTCTGAGCTCCATTCACCGGCATCATCTCCGTCAACCGAAATCCCTTCCGCATCCAATGTTGAAGCTTCCGGGTTGCATCGGGCGGTAACCCTGTGGCAGGCCACCAGTATCAATATGATTGAGATGATTGGCATTGGGCCTTTCATCGTTATACCGCTCATCATGCAACAGCTGGGTAGCGGGTGGTTTCTGATACCCTGGCTCGCAGGGGCCCTCATATCGGCACTGGATGGCCTGATCTGGTCAGAATTAGGTGCCGCTTTCCCCTTAGCCGGCGGCAGCTATCAGTTTTTAAAGGCTGCCTACGGTAGCTATTCATGGGGGCGTCTCATGCCTTTCTTATTTGTATGGCAAACCATGGTCCAAGCTCCGCTGGTGGCGGCTTCAGCATCGATTGGCTTTTCCCAGTATGCCTGCTATCTATTGCCTCTGGGTTACTGGGGCCAAAAAATTCTTTCCGGTAGCATCATCATTTGCATCACTTTACTGCTCTATCGCCGCATTGAAACCATTGGCCGTATCTCCATCTGGCTCTGGATAGGTGTGATGCTTACCATGCTCTGGATCATCGTCGGCGGTGTGTGGGGCGTGCATGTGCACCATCAGGTTCGGGGCCTTCATTTCCGGGCGGATTTCTGGGAAGCCGGCATCATGGCCATACTGGGACACGCTACCGTTCAAGCGATGTATGCTTATCTGGGATACTACAATGTTTGTCATCTGGGAGCGGAAATTAAAAATCCTGCGCGCAACATCCCGCGCAGCATCCAGTTGTCGATTGCCGGCGTGGCACTGTTATACCTGCTCATGAATCTCAGCCTGGCACAGGGTATCAATCCGGCGGCCCAGCACAACGGACTGGCCGTGAGTCTGTTCATCGAACAACAGTTTGGACCCTCCTGGGCCCGGGTGGCCACCCTGCTTATATTGTGGATTGCCTTCTCGTCGTTGTTTTCACTGATGCTTGGCTATTCACGTGTGCCCTATGCTGCGGCCCTGGACGGATATTTTTTTCCTGTATTTGCCCGGACGCACCCCAGCAAACATTTCCCTCATATTTCATTGCTTACCTTAGGTGCACTCGCCTTTTTATTTAGCCTGTTGTTCCGGATCGAACAGGTGATCAGTGCCATCCTGGCCATGCGTATCCTGGTACAGTTCATTGGACAGGCCATCGGGCTTGCACTCTTGCATCGCCGGCTTGATCGTAGCCGTTTTCCCTTTCGCATGATGGGATATCCCATCCCGCTGGTCTTATCGGTGTTAGCCTGGTTAATGATTTTTATTTCGACGGGATGGAAGTTTGTTATTTCCGGTTTAATCATGATCGGTGCGGGTGCCGGCGTATTTTACCTGATCAAACCCTGGCGCGAGAAATGGCAACAACATGAATCCACGAGAGAGTAA
- a CDS encoding 50S ribosomal protein L25, producing MKTIVIEAQLRAPQTLGSKSALHQLRKAGQVPGVIYGGAENVHFYAPVKAFKPLIHTSEFQLAELKLGGQTYRCVLKDKQFDPITDELIHVDFLELREDRKVTVTLPILFTGTPEGVKQGGKLVVKMKALKVRTYPRFLKEHIEVNLEHLGINQNIRVEDVRVENFEILHAPRIPLASVVTTRALRQEEAAAAPQS from the coding sequence ATGAAAACAATTGTCATTGAAGCACAGCTCAGGGCACCGCAAACATTAGGTAGCAAAAGTGCTCTGCATCAGCTGCGGAAGGCCGGGCAGGTGCCGGGAGTGATTTATGGTGGTGCAGAAAATGTGCATTTTTATGCGCCTGTAAAGGCTTTTAAACCCCTCATCCATACTTCTGAATTTCAGCTTGCTGAATTAAAGCTTGGCGGTCAAACGTATCGTTGTGTGTTAAAAGATAAGCAGTTTGATCCGATCACCGATGAATTAATACATGTGGATTTTCTGGAGCTCCGCGAAGATCGGAAAGTTACGGTAACCTTGCCAATTCTATTCACCGGCACACCCGAAGGTGTTAAGCAGGGTGGCAAGCTGGTGGTGAAGATGAAAGCCCTGAAAGTACGCACCTATCCGCGTTTTCTGAAAGAGCATATTGAGGTGAATCTGGAACATCTGGGCATAAATCAGAATATCCGGGTAGAAGATGTGCGTGTTGAAAATTTCGAGATTCTTCATGCTCCGCGTATTCCATTGGCTTCTGTGGTGACGACAAGAGCCCTTCGTCAGGAGGAAGCAGCTGCAGCGCCGCAGTCTTGA
- a CDS encoding ribose-phosphate pyrophosphokinase, whose amino-acid sequence MQPNVKIFSGTRSRYLAEKIAAHYGNGLGKIKIEQFSDGEIQPIFLESIRGDYVFLVQSTCAPADNLMELLLMIDAARRASAGYITAVIPYFGYARQDRKDKPRVAIGSKLVANMLVAAGANRIITMDLHAPQIQGFFDIPVDHLDSSAIFIPYIESLNLENLTFASPDVGSTNRVREVASYFNADMVICDKHRKRANEIASMVVIGDVKDRDIVIIDDIVDTAGTLCKSAALLKEKGARSVRAFCTHPVLSGNAYENLENSALEQLVVCDTIPLKKQCSKIEVVSVSELFAVAIRNAYENKSITSLFIHSQRRNM is encoded by the coding sequence ATGCAACCCAACGTAAAAATTTTTTCTGGTACTCGCTCCCGATATCTGGCCGAAAAAATCGCTGCGCATTACGGGAATGGCCTGGGTAAGATTAAGATTGAGCAATTCAGTGATGGGGAAATTCAGCCCATTTTTCTGGAAAGCATTCGGGGCGATTATGTGTTTCTCGTGCAGAGCACGTGTGCGCCGGCCGATAATCTGATGGAATTGTTGTTGATGATAGATGCTGCAAGGAGGGCTTCGGCGGGTTATATCACGGCCGTAATTCCTTATTTTGGCTATGCGCGGCAGGATCGGAAAGACAAGCCCCGGGTAGCCATTGGCTCCAAGCTGGTAGCCAATATGCTGGTAGCCGCAGGAGCCAATCGGATCATCACCATGGATTTACATGCGCCGCAAATTCAGGGCTTTTTCGACATTCCCGTCGATCATCTCGATAGCTCGGCTATTTTTATCCCTTATATTGAGAGCCTTAATCTGGAAAATCTTACCTTTGCGTCCCCCGATGTGGGAAGTACGAATCGGGTACGGGAGGTAGCCTCCTATTTCAATGCGGATATGGTGATTTGTGATAAGCACCGCAAGCGGGCCAATGAAATCGCCAGCATGGTGGTGATTGGTGATGTGAAAGATCGGGATATTGTGATCATTGACGATATAGTGGATACGGCTGGCACGCTCTGCAAGTCGGCCGCCCTGCTGAAGGAAAAAGGAGCTCGTTCCGTAAGGGCCTTCTGTACACACCCGGTATTGAGTGGGAATGCGTATGAAAACCTGGAAAATTCGGCACTGGAACAACTGGTGGTTTGTGATACCATACCGCTTAAAAAACAATGTTCGAAGATCGAGGTGGTGAGCGTGTCCGAACTATTTGCAGTAGCCATCCGGAATGCGTATGAAAATAAGTCGATCACCAGCTTGTTCATCCACAGCCAGCGCAGGAATATGTAA